From Streptomyces zhihengii, the proteins below share one genomic window:
- a CDS encoding phytanoyl-CoA dioxygenase family protein — MTRTTLGDVRRFAFWEDPGGTAARGHGFEDGILPDDVQVVVDERLRVHLPGSRTPLAADRRSDWALFCQENFGLRSDLWPHFERHPLNENFTWDPIGETGRRILTEAEAHQYNEQGYVILEDVFDKGFLQRLTDELDEHDARRLATLRRTGDAEAEKRMSFGAQPSRRLRMVQQLCVLPLFQHLGHDIIGPDVRLYWDQSVYKPARCSDPFPWHQDTGYTFVDYEQLFTVWIALTDVDVESGCLRVLPGGHRVGTLRHHRSEFGNYVFGEDPKGMTPVPMKAGSMAVFTATLPHMTGGNERGWTRKAIMMEYAPDGMQRIALDPWGRQVKTPANYMDSHYLILKDGVPVEPSL; from the coding sequence ATGACGAGAACGACGCTCGGGGACGTGCGCCGGTTCGCCTTCTGGGAGGACCCCGGCGGCACCGCGGCCCGTGGCCACGGGTTCGAGGACGGGATCCTGCCCGACGACGTCCAGGTCGTCGTCGACGAGCGGCTGCGGGTGCACCTGCCGGGCTCGCGGACACCGCTCGCGGCCGACCGGCGCTCCGACTGGGCGCTGTTCTGCCAGGAGAACTTCGGCCTCCGGTCCGACCTCTGGCCGCACTTCGAACGCCACCCGCTCAACGAGAACTTCACCTGGGACCCGATCGGCGAGACGGGGCGGCGGATCCTCACCGAGGCGGAGGCGCACCAGTACAACGAGCAGGGCTACGTCATCCTGGAGGACGTCTTCGACAAGGGCTTCCTCCAGCGGCTCACCGACGAGCTCGACGAGCACGACGCCCGCCGGCTGGCGACCCTGCGCCGCACCGGAGACGCGGAGGCCGAGAAGCGGATGAGCTTCGGCGCGCAGCCGTCCCGGCGACTGCGGATGGTGCAACAGCTCTGCGTCCTGCCGCTGTTCCAGCACCTCGGCCACGACATCATCGGCCCCGACGTGCGCCTGTACTGGGACCAGTCGGTCTACAAGCCGGCCCGTTGCTCCGACCCGTTCCCCTGGCACCAGGACACCGGCTACACGTTCGTCGACTACGAGCAGCTCTTCACGGTGTGGATCGCCCTCACCGACGTGGACGTCGAGTCCGGCTGCCTGCGGGTCCTGCCCGGCGGCCACCGGGTGGGGACGCTGCGCCACCACCGGAGCGAGTTCGGCAACTACGTCTTCGGCGAGGACCCCAAGGGCATGACGCCGGTCCCGATGAAGGCCGGCTCGATGGCGGTCTTCACCGCCACGCTGCCGCACATGACCGGCGGCAACGAGCGCGGCTGGACCCGCAAGGCGATCATGATGGAGTACGCCCCGGACGGCATGCAGCGGATCGCTCTCGACCCGTGGGGCCGCCAGGTGAAGACGCCGGCGAACTACATGGACAGCCACTACCTGATCCTCAAGGACGGCGTCCCCGTCGAGCCGAGCCTCTGA
- a CDS encoding AMP-binding protein encodes MSMRHDDTPGLGLLAEALDRDIRVRRFTRGDTPGAGPFLDVELERDEPAAELRRRLARLAPVEVEELPAPREWPGAAAPRAGRQTGIIALVGPPAEAADEHRQRLVTLGHTLTRAAEAGRGIRTVDSDGSELHLSWARLRDLALVTGDRLRDAAGTSSGRVLLATVEPSATLLAFWSCVMADLDPVLVPAELLTAPEPEIRAWTTRLQEEYGFHLVVTHRDAPDYDAAVWGRVAGPGTPVTRCDAFAADGEEPPADLAGRRAAWAEGHPLSGDPARTVSFMTSGSTGRPKVIAQRHAALLSVAAGSSWMNGLDGNDVGLNWMPLSHVGGIMMNLVRDAYIGAEHITVAPGRILSDPEEWFRLVDAHRVTATWSPNFALKLLSRTATAALADGASYDLACLRFYLNGGEAVSVGDVREFEERLAAFGLPRGVVAPAWGMTETCSGVTYHTHLDARTAEPGVPSVGFPLPGVEIRVVPLEEQAADGPLIGRVEVRGPSVLERYAVGAGAADPDAQGWFRTGDLGWIAEDGLHISGRDEGRIIINGVNWNAADIETCVEGAPGVVPGTAVAVGHRARSSGTEELVVFCAAAEGGDPAALPQAVRDHLLAGLRLGVRRVLVVDPADIERTGIGKVRKKQLVQRFLAEDAGGPDPAPATAPAGSVRASRIVWRRQEPAERTGPPAPFRILGPDAADPAEAPQGGSPDARGIVLHGKGLGPGTALVTSADLQARCDRWGPWLTALCERLPRTALVTVLVREESRGGTPGPASHPLAGWIRAHLAERGFANVRTLWAAPGAGRDAVAGAVGVTDLRDRFLDGDGTTWTRVLEPLALPPGSAPPAHQVLIGGTGRLGRALAGLLAARGHRVTVAGRGPDADLLCDITTDAGQEALRHALRDTDDGPVHLVHLAGPPGVAGASTPSEILGPKTDGLARTLAVARETGASVTVLSSVNAHLGGAGVPHYAAACSAAEARAALTGGEVTVISCSRVEGAEHLTGGEDVATLSGIRTVALQELVGVLTTPGRPPSLLLGVAPRNRYVNEEGARRLRVRLAEAPAPRPAAPADAPASRPAADPALAPSHAGTAAGDGEDLTARLLRLTREVLPGLEASPEDNWFDLGLTSVDLPLLAKRIAREEKQEITLVDMMRYPSVTALAGALHARAAARPATTGGGGGR; translated from the coding sequence ATGAGCATGCGACACGACGACACACCCGGCCTCGGCCTGCTGGCCGAGGCCCTTGACCGCGACATCCGGGTACGGCGGTTCACCCGCGGCGACACCCCGGGCGCGGGACCGTTCCTCGACGTGGAACTCGAGCGGGACGAGCCCGCCGCCGAACTGCGGCGCCGGCTCGCCCGGCTGGCCCCCGTCGAGGTGGAGGAACTCCCCGCACCGCGGGAGTGGCCGGGCGCCGCCGCGCCGCGCGCGGGGCGCCAGACCGGGATCATCGCGCTCGTCGGCCCGCCCGCCGAGGCCGCCGACGAGCACCGGCAACGCCTGGTGACCCTCGGCCACACCCTCACCCGGGCCGCCGAAGCAGGCCGGGGCATCCGGACCGTCGACTCCGACGGCAGCGAACTGCACCTGTCCTGGGCCCGGTTGCGCGACCTCGCCCTGGTGACCGGCGACCGGCTGCGGGACGCCGCCGGCACGTCCTCGGGACGTGTGCTGCTCGCCACCGTCGAACCGTCGGCGACGCTGCTCGCCTTCTGGTCCTGTGTGATGGCCGACCTCGATCCCGTCCTCGTCCCCGCGGAACTCCTCACGGCGCCCGAGCCGGAGATCCGCGCCTGGACGACCCGTCTCCAGGAGGAGTACGGCTTCCACCTGGTCGTCACCCACCGGGACGCCCCCGACTACGACGCCGCCGTCTGGGGGCGGGTGGCCGGCCCGGGTACCCCGGTCACCCGCTGCGACGCCTTCGCCGCCGACGGGGAGGAGCCCCCCGCGGACCTGGCCGGGCGGCGCGCCGCCTGGGCCGAGGGCCACCCGCTCTCCGGCGACCCGGCGCGCACCGTCTCGTTCATGACCTCCGGCAGCACGGGACGCCCCAAGGTCATCGCGCAGCGCCACGCCGCACTGCTGAGCGTGGCCGCCGGATCGAGCTGGATGAACGGCCTGGACGGGAACGACGTCGGGCTCAACTGGATGCCGCTGTCGCACGTCGGCGGCATCATGATGAACCTGGTGCGGGACGCCTACATCGGCGCCGAGCACATCACCGTCGCCCCCGGACGGATCCTCTCCGACCCCGAGGAGTGGTTCCGCCTGGTGGACGCCCACCGGGTCACCGCCACCTGGTCGCCGAACTTCGCTCTCAAACTGCTCTCCCGCACCGCGACCGCGGCCCTGGCCGACGGGGCGTCCTACGACCTGGCCTGCCTGCGCTTCTACCTCAACGGCGGCGAGGCCGTGTCGGTCGGCGACGTCCGGGAGTTCGAGGAGCGGCTCGCCGCGTTCGGCCTGCCACGGGGCGTCGTGGCCCCCGCCTGGGGCATGACGGAGACCTGCTCGGGCGTCACGTACCACACCCACCTCGACGCGCGCACCGCCGAACCCGGCGTGCCCTCGGTGGGCTTCCCGCTGCCCGGCGTCGAGATCCGCGTCGTGCCACTGGAGGAGCAGGCGGCCGACGGGCCGCTCATCGGCCGGGTCGAGGTGCGCGGGCCGTCCGTCCTGGAGCGGTACGCGGTCGGCGCCGGTGCGGCGGACCCCGACGCGCAGGGCTGGTTCCGCACCGGCGACCTCGGCTGGATCGCCGAGGACGGCCTGCACATCTCCGGCCGGGACGAGGGGCGCATCATCATCAACGGCGTCAACTGGAACGCCGCGGACATCGAGACCTGCGTCGAGGGCGCCCCGGGCGTCGTCCCCGGCACCGCCGTCGCCGTCGGGCACCGCGCCCGGAGCTCGGGCACCGAGGAACTCGTCGTCTTCTGCGCCGCCGCCGAGGGCGGCGACCCGGCGGCCCTTCCCCAGGCCGTGCGCGACCACCTGCTGGCCGGTCTCCGGCTGGGCGTGCGGCGGGTCCTGGTCGTCGACCCCGCCGACATCGAGCGCACCGGCATCGGCAAGGTGCGCAAGAAGCAGCTCGTCCAGCGTTTCCTCGCCGAGGACGCGGGCGGCCCGGACCCCGCCCCCGCGACCGCCCCGGCCGGATCGGTGCGGGCCTCACGCATCGTCTGGCGGCGCCAGGAGCCCGCCGAACGGACCGGTCCGCCCGCCCCCTTCCGCATCCTGGGACCGGACGCCGCCGACCCGGCCGAGGCGCCGCAAGGCGGTTCCCCGGACGCCCGCGGCATCGTCCTGCACGGCAAGGGGCTGGGCCCCGGCACGGCGCTGGTCACCTCCGCCGACCTGCAGGCCCGGTGCGACCGCTGGGGCCCCTGGCTGACCGCCCTGTGCGAACGGCTGCCCAGGACGGCGCTGGTCACCGTCCTGGTCCGCGAGGAGAGCCGGGGCGGCACCCCGGGGCCTGCCTCGCACCCGCTGGCCGGGTGGATCCGCGCGCACCTCGCCGAACGCGGATTCGCCAACGTCCGCACCCTGTGGGCCGCCCCCGGGGCCGGCCGGGACGCCGTGGCGGGAGCCGTCGGCGTCACCGACCTGCGGGACCGCTTCCTGGACGGCGACGGGACGACCTGGACGCGCGTCCTGGAACCCCTCGCTCTGCCGCCGGGCTCGGCCCCGCCCGCACACCAGGTGCTGATCGGTGGCACCGGCCGGCTCGGCCGGGCCCTCGCCGGCCTGCTCGCGGCCCGCGGCCACCGGGTGACGGTGGCCGGCCGCGGCCCCGACGCCGACCTCCTCTGCGACATCACCACCGACGCCGGCCAGGAGGCGTTGCGCCACGCGCTGCGCGACACCGACGACGGCCCCGTGCACCTCGTCCACCTGGCTGGCCCGCCCGGAGTCGCCGGCGCCTCGACGCCCTCCGAGATCCTCGGTCCCAAGACCGACGGCCTGGCCCGCACCCTGGCGGTCGCGCGGGAGACGGGTGCGAGCGTGACCGTCCTGTCCTCCGTCAACGCCCACCTCGGCGGCGCGGGTGTGCCCCACTACGCGGCGGCCTGCAGCGCTGCCGAGGCCCGGGCCGCGCTGACCGGCGGCGAGGTCACCGTCATCTCCTGCTCCCGGGTGGAAGGGGCCGAGCACCTCACCGGCGGCGAGGACGTCGCGACCCTCTCCGGCATCCGGACCGTCGCCCTCCAGGAACTCGTCGGCGTGCTCACCACGCCCGGCCGGCCGCCGTCCCTGCTGCTGGGCGTCGCGCCCCGCAACCGGTACGTCAACGAGGAGGGGGCCCGCCGCCTGCGGGTACGCCTCGCCGAAGCGCCCGCTCCCCGGCCCGCCGCCCCCGCCGACGCGCCCGCCAGCCGGCCTGCCGCCGACCCCGCCCTCGCCCCGTCCCACGCCGGGACGGCCGCGGGCGACGGCGAGGACCTCACCGCCCGGCTGCTGCGCCTCACCCGTGAGGTGCTGCCCGGCCTCGAAGCGAGCCCGGAGGACAACTGGTTCGACCTCGGACTGACCTCCGTCGACCTGCCGCTGCTGGCCAAGCGCATCGCGCGCGAGGAGAAACAGGAGATCACGCTCGTGGACATGATGCGCTATCCCAGCGTCACCGCCCTCGCCGGTGCGCTGCACGCCCGCGCGGCAGCCCGGCCCGCCACCACGGGCGGCGGAGGAGGACGATGA
- a CDS encoding beta-ketoacyl [acyl carrier protein] synthase domain-containing protein produces MNGPVAVIGYAAHLPGGDSLDDLDDFLTTGRSAVRTHSREELLEQGVAPAEADRPDYVPRSASTGWTVEGAKHIDMLSARERLVTDPQQLLFLDCAVAALEDAGIPLREVSGREVACVGGVGMGLYAGNGLSSHFTEHLRHDTALLEESVPPEILVGNASDHTVGRVAYRLGLTGPAVNVQTACSTALASVEYACLLLRSGRVGLALAGAASLYFPRVRGYRYERGGILSPDGVCRAFDAEANGTVGGSGGGVFVLKRLDDAVRDGDRVHGVVEGIHMGSDGSARASYTAPAYDGQLRVLRGALRDAGARPDDLAHLEAHGTGTPVGDLVELSVLNEVFADRATPLPVGSVKPALGHLDTAAGVASLVNVLLGLRRGSMPGTVNFTRTPDALSGGVARPSAAPTELVPGPDGLVRVGISCFGASGTSVHAVVSDRAVTVPRRDRPASAAPASGPVDGAVDGGPGSAASTATARVETATAPGHPADAGTVRREVLELVLDRIAADRPDPEAAGSLGAVELGLDSVDLLAVGKVIASRWGVELDVIDMLMFSSVDEMIDEITGRVAGGGTGS; encoded by the coding sequence ATGAACGGGCCCGTCGCCGTCATCGGCTACGCCGCGCACCTGCCGGGCGGCGACAGCCTGGACGACCTGGACGACTTCCTGACCACCGGGCGCAGCGCGGTGCGGACCCACAGCCGCGAGGAACTGCTGGAGCAGGGCGTCGCTCCGGCGGAGGCGGACCGGCCCGACTACGTGCCCCGCTCGGCGTCGACCGGCTGGACGGTCGAGGGTGCCAAGCACATCGACATGCTCTCCGCGCGCGAGCGGCTCGTCACCGACCCGCAGCAACTCCTCTTCCTGGACTGCGCGGTGGCGGCACTGGAGGACGCCGGCATCCCGCTGCGCGAGGTGTCCGGGCGGGAGGTGGCGTGCGTCGGCGGCGTCGGCATGGGTTTGTACGCGGGCAACGGACTGTCGAGCCATTTCACCGAACACCTGCGGCACGACACCGCGCTGCTGGAGGAGTCGGTCCCTCCGGAGATCCTCGTCGGCAACGCGAGCGACCACACGGTGGGCCGGGTGGCCTACCGGCTCGGGCTGACCGGGCCGGCCGTCAACGTGCAGACCGCCTGCTCCACCGCGCTCGCCTCCGTCGAGTACGCCTGCCTCCTGCTCAGGTCGGGCCGGGTCGGCCTGGCTCTCGCGGGGGCGGCCTCCCTGTACTTCCCCCGGGTCCGTGGCTACCGCTACGAGCGCGGCGGCATCCTTTCCCCCGACGGCGTCTGCCGCGCCTTCGACGCCGAGGCGAACGGCACGGTCGGCGGCAGCGGCGGCGGCGTGTTCGTGCTCAAGCGCCTCGACGACGCGGTTCGTGACGGCGACCGCGTCCACGGCGTCGTCGAGGGCATCCACATGGGCAGCGACGGGTCGGCCCGCGCCAGCTACACCGCCCCCGCCTACGACGGTCAACTGCGCGTCCTGCGCGGTGCGCTGCGCGATGCCGGGGCCCGACCGGACGACCTGGCCCACCTGGAGGCCCACGGCACCGGCACTCCCGTCGGCGACCTGGTCGAACTCTCCGTCCTGAACGAGGTGTTCGCCGACCGCGCGACGCCCCTGCCCGTGGGATCCGTCAAGCCCGCGCTCGGTCACCTGGACACCGCGGCGGGCGTCGCCTCCCTGGTGAACGTGCTGCTCGGACTGCGACGCGGATCCATGCCGGGTACGGTCAACTTCACCCGCACCCCCGACGCCCTGTCCGGCGGCGTCGCGCGTCCCTCGGCCGCACCGACGGAACTGGTCCCGGGCCCCGACGGCCTCGTCCGCGTCGGCATCAGCTGTTTCGGTGCCAGCGGGACCAGCGTGCACGCCGTGGTCTCCGACCGCGCGGTGACCGTTCCCCGTCGTGACCGGCCCGCGTCCGCCGCCCCGGCGTCCGGCCCGGTGGACGGCGCGGTGGACGGCGGACCGGGTTCCGCCGCGTCCACCGCCACCGCCCGCGTGGAGACGGCCACCGCGCCGGGGCACCCCGCCGACGCGGGGACCGTCCGGCGCGAGGTGCTGGAACTGGTCCTGGACCGGATCGCCGCCGACCGGCCCGACCCCGAGGCGGCCGGCAGCCTGGGCGCGGTCGAACTGGGACTGGACTCCGTGGACCTGCTCGCCGTCGGCAAGGTGATCGCCTCCCGCTGGGGAGTCGAGCTGGACGTCATCGACATGCTGATGTTCAGCAGCGTCGACGAGATGATCGACGAGATCACCGGGCGCGTGGCGGGCGGCGGCACGGGTTCATGA